DNA from bacterium:
GGCGAGGGCCGGGGCCAGAAGCGACGCGATGTTGAACGCGACGACGGGACCAACGGACAGTGTGAGCGGCGCAAGAGGCAAGGCGGCCGCCGGCACGGAGGTCGTCCAGGCGAGGTTCACCCCGTCCGGCGCCCACACCAATTTGGTGAGAAATGGATTCATTCCGTGCTGGATCGCATGAGGCCACCACGCGAGAAACCAGATGAAGAGATCCGGATCCGCACCCGAGCCGACGGTGTAATGCCGCGGATCCCTGAGGGTCGGCCACCCAAAATCGGCGACGGACACGAGGAGATACACAATCAGCGCCGCGATTGAGAGACGCCGGTCCGCCCACTCCCGCGTCCCTCTCATCATCGCGGCTGTTCTTGAAACAAGTAGATGCGAATCGTCGGCAGACCCGGGAACGTGCGCTGGTCCACAACTCTCCCCGCGGCGGCCAGCGCTTGCGGCACCAAGTGGCGGGGGTCCGTCCACCACTCATGACTGTATACAAGCCAGACGCGGCGATACGCGCCGGCCATGCCGCGCAGTCGTGATGTGTCGGCCGGCGTGGCCCTGGGTTCTCGCAGGCCGCCGTCCGGGAAATCCCGCGGCACACCGTGTTCCGGGATGGTCAGGCCCCACCGATGGAAATAGTAATCAAACGGCAGCTGGACAAGATTGTCGTGAAAGAGGATCACGTCGTCCGAGGCGACACTCGTCGCGACATAAGCGGCGGCGCGGTCCCACGCTTCCCACTTCGGCATCGTTCGGTAGTAGACGATCAACCCGGCCAGGCAGCTCAGAAGAACGAGCGCGACGGCTGCGTACCGCGTCCCGCTGCGGCGCAGCGTCAACAGGCCGCGGGCGGTCAGCAGGCACGGCACAAGCGATGTCCAGATCAGAGTTCGATACCCGGCTGTCAACGTTGCCGGCGTAAGCAGCGGAAAGCCTGCCAGGCCGAGGACCACCGCGCACCCGATCGGCAACATCCAGACGATCAAAACGCACCGGATCCAACGACGGTCGGTCGACGAATCCAGGAGGCCCCTCACGATCAAGGGAACGGTCACCGCGAGCGCCAGGGCGGCTGCTCCCAAGCGCGCGCCGGTCGACGGTTCGGGGCGCGCTCCAAAAAGCGGCGAGAATGCGTCCGGCAGCAACGAGGCCGTTGCGCCCCACACGCTGAGCGACGTCGGGCCCGCGGTCCCGGCCCGGAGCTGGCCCGCAAGCATCAGCAGTATCGGACTCCACGCAAGCACGACAAGGCCCTGAGCGACGGTCCAACGCCGTATGAACGTCGATGTCACACCCGGGCGGCCGCGGAGCAGGATGACGATCACGTTTGCCGTGGCGAGCAGCAGCGCGGCGCTATGCTCGGTCCACACCGCGGCGGCCATGCCGACGACGTACAAGCCCCAGGCGCCGCGCGGCGGCCGCTCGCGCAGCACGAGGACCAGTCCCAACAGCGCGACGGTGGCCGCGAGCATCAGGAGCGGATACATTCGCGCTTCCTGACCGTACCACACGTTAAACGGCGATAGGGCCAGGAGCAGCGCCGTAAGAAGCCCAAGGCTCGCCCCGCCGAGCGCGCGGCCGAGAAGATACGCCGCGGGGATCGTGAGCATCTCTGCTATCGTCGAAAAGGCGCGTAGGGTCCCCACCCGGTCGCCAAGGGCCAGCCAGAAGTGGAGCAGCATATAGTAGAGGGGCGGGTGTGCATCGAGCCGAGCTGTCCACCGCCAGATGTCGGGCACGGAATGTCGTGCCATCCACAGGCTAAATGCTTCGTCGGTCCACAGCGGTGGCAGCCCGAGATGAACGAGCCGAACGACCGCCGCGAGGAGCATCAGCGCAAGGACGAGTCGTGCTTGCCGTGTCGCGTCTCCTCCCATACCGCTCCTCATTGTAACGCCCAGAGCCATCCTACCCGAAGACTACCCAGCGCGGTGCCCGGGCATATCTCTACAATGAAAAAGGAGTTCAGAAACGGGGATGGAAGCCTCGCCCATCAAGCGATCGGGGGAAGTGATCATGACGCCAATAGAGGCGCCAAGCGGGTCGGATTGCGACGTCTCTATTATCATCCCCGCGCATAACGAAGAAGAAAGCGTCGCCCACCTCCATCAACAAATCGTGGACGCCATGGGGCAGTCGGCCGTGGCGTGGCAGGTGGTGTACGTGGACGACGGCAGTACCGATCAAACGTTCCAGATCTTGGATGCGATCGCCCAGCGGGATCCCCGCGCCGTCGTCGTGCAGCTCCGCCGCAACTTCGGCCAGACCGCGGCCATCGCGGCCGGCATCGATCACTCGAGCGGGACGGTCATCGCGCTCCTGGACGCCGATATGCAGAACGACCCCGCCGACATTCCTCGGTTGCTAGAGAAGCTCGACGAAGGGTATGACCTTGTGAGCGGCTGGCGGAGAAATCGACAGGACGCGTTCTGGAACCGGCGCCTGCCATCCATCGTGGCAAATTCGCTCATCTCCGCGGTGACAGGCGTCCGTCTGCACGACTACGGCTGCACGCTGAAGGTGTACCGGCGGGACATCCTGGAGCATGTCCAGCTGTACGGCGAGATGCATCGGCTGATTCCGGCGTACGCGGGATCGGTGGGAGCCCGCATCGCGGAGATGCCGGTCAATCACCGCGGTCGCCGGTTCGGCAGATCGAAGTACGGCATGGCGCGCACGATGAAGGTTCTCCTCGATCTGCTCACCACGAAGTTTCTGTCGAACTATGTGACAAAACCGATCTACCTCTTCGGCGGCAGCGGTCTGGGGCTGGCGTTCATCGGGTTCCTGCTCACCGCCGTGGTCGCCGTTGAGAAGATCTTCTACGGCATCTGGGTCCACCGAAACCCACTGGCCTGGATCGCGGGGTTCAGTTTCGTGTCCGCGTTGCAGTTGATGTTGATGGGCCTGCTCGCGGAAATGACAGTCAGAATCTACCATGAGTCGCAGCGCAAGCCTACATACCTGGTTCGCCGGGTCGTCAACCGTCCTGAGGACACAGTCGTTGTGCGGCATATCCGGGTTCGTCGCTAGCGCGCTCGAAGGGGACTGCGCGGAATCGACTATTCGGGCCATGTGCCGGGCGATCCGGCACCGCGGGCCCGACGACGAGGGCTATCATTTCGAACCCCAGGTGGCCCTTGGGATGCGCCGCCTGAGCGTCATCGATCTCGCGGGCGGCCACCAGCCCATGAGCAACGAAGACGGGACCGTCTGGATCGTTTTCAACGGGGAAATTTACAATTTTCTCGCGCTGCGGGCGGCGCTGGAGGGCCGGCATCGCTTCCGCAGTCGCTCGGACACCGAGGTCATCGTGCATCTTTTCGAGGACCTCGGTGCCGGCGCGGTCGAGCGGCTCGAGGGGATGTTCGCGTTCGCTGTTTGGGACGGGAATCGCAAGCGCCTGGTCCTGGCCAGGGACCGGATGGGTAAGAAACCCCTGCACTATGCGCTGCTTGGCCGAGAGTTCATCTTCGCCTCGGAGCTGAAGGCGCTTCTTCAGCATCCGCGGGTGACCCGGACGATGTCGATTTCGGGCCTCGCCCGCTATCTGGTGCATGACTACGTCCCGGCTCCCGGAACGATCTTTCGCGGGATCAGCAAATTGCCGCCGGGCCATACCCTCGTCTACGAGGACGGGACCGTCCGGCTGCACCGGTATTGGGATCTGCCGGCGCCCGAGGGACCAACGGGCCTCACGGAGGATCAGGACGCGCGGCGGCTGCAGCAACTCCTGGAGGACGCTGTGCGGCGGCGACTGATCAGCGACGTCCCGCTGGGCGCTTTCTTGAGCGGCGGCATCGACTCGTCCGCCGTCACCGCCCTGATGGCGCGGAACGCGAGCGGTCGCGTCAAGACGTTCAGTATCGGCTTTGCGGAAAAGTCGTTCGATGAGGCGGCGCATGCTCGCCGGATGGCCGCCCGCCTGGGTACTGATCACCACGAGACGGTCATCACGCCCGCGGCGGTCTTCGATCTGATCGGCCGGATCGGCACGCTCCTCGACGAGCCGCTCGCGGACGCGTCGTTTCTTCCCACGTATCTCCTGTCTCAGTTCACCAGTCAGCACGTGACCGTGGCGCTCTCAGGCGACGGCGGCGACGAGTTGTTCGCCGGATATCCCACCTACCAAGCGCACCGCATCGCGCGACTCGCGGAGCGGGTTCCCCGTCCTCTATTGCGGGGGGCGCGGGCACTGGCCGAGCGCCTCCCCGCCTCGTACGCGAACTTCAGCCTCGACTTCAAGATCAAGAAATTCACCGCCGGGCTCGGCTATCCGCTGGAGCTTCGCCATGCCCTCTGGCTTGGATCGTTCGGCCCGGCGGACCTGCCGGCTCTCCTGACGCGGGACGCCTGGCGTGAGGTGGCGGAGGACGACGTCTTCTCCGAGGTTCGCGGGCATGCCGCGGCGGCGGGGAATCGAGATTGGTTGCACAAGGCGCTCTACCTCGACGCCAAACTGTATTTACAGGACGGCGTGTTGGTCAAAGTCGATCGCGCCAGCATGGCGTGTTCACTCGAAGTGCGCTGTCCGTTCCTCGACACGGCGGTTGTCGACTACGCGAGCCGGCTCTCCGGATCGAAGAAGCTCCG
Protein-coding regions in this window:
- a CDS encoding glycosyltransferase family 39 protein codes for the protein MGGDATRQARLVLALMLLAAVVRLVHLGLPPLWTDEAFSLWMARHSVPDIWRWTARLDAHPPLYYMLLHFWLALGDRVGTLRAFSTIAEMLTIPAAYLLGRALGGASLGLLTALLLALSPFNVWYGQEARMYPLLMLAATVALLGLVLVLRERPPRGAWGLYVVGMAAAVWTEHSAALLLATANVIVILLRGRPGVTSTFIRRWTVAQGLVVLAWSPILLMLAGQLRAGTAGPTSLSVWGATASLLPDAFSPLFGARPEPSTGARLGAAALALAVTVPLIVRGLLDSSTDRRWIRCVLIVWMLPIGCAVVLGLAGFPLLTPATLTAGYRTLIWTSLVPCLLTARGLLTLRRSGTRYAAVALVLLSCLAGLIVYYRTMPKWEAWDRAAAYVATSVASDDVILFHDNLVQLPFDYYFHRWGLTIPEHGVPRDFPDGGLREPRATPADTSRLRGMAGAYRRVWLVYSHEWWTDPRHLVPQALAAAGRVVDQRTFPGLPTIRIYLFQEQPR
- a CDS encoding glycosyltransferase family 2 protein; protein product: MEASPIKRSGEVIMTPIEAPSGSDCDVSIIIPAHNEEESVAHLHQQIVDAMGQSAVAWQVVYVDDGSTDQTFQILDAIAQRDPRAVVVQLRRNFGQTAAIAAGIDHSSGTVIALLDADMQNDPADIPRLLEKLDEGYDLVSGWRRNRQDAFWNRRLPSIVANSLISAVTGVRLHDYGCTLKVYRRDILEHVQLYGEMHRLIPAYAGSVGARIAEMPVNHRGRRFGRSKYGMARTMKVLLDLLTTKFLSNYVTKPIYLFGGSGLGLAFIGFLLTAVVAVEKIFYGIWVHRNPLAWIAGFSFVSALQLMLMGLLAEMTVRIYHESQRKPTYLVRRVVNRPEDTVVVRHIRVRR
- the asnB gene encoding asparagine synthase (glutamine-hydrolyzing); translated protein: MSRSASLHTWFAGSSTVLRTQSLCGISGFVASALEGDCAESTIRAMCRAIRHRGPDDEGYHFEPQVALGMRRLSVIDLAGGHQPMSNEDGTVWIVFNGEIYNFLALRAALEGRHRFRSRSDTEVIVHLFEDLGAGAVERLEGMFAFAVWDGNRKRLVLARDRMGKKPLHYALLGREFIFASELKALLQHPRVTRTMSISGLARYLVHDYVPAPGTIFRGISKLPPGHTLVYEDGTVRLHRYWDLPAPEGPTGLTEDQDARRLQQLLEDAVRRRLISDVPLGAFLSGGIDSSAVTALMARNASGRVKTFSIGFAEKSFDEAAHARRMAARLGTDHHETVITPAAVFDLIGRIGTLLDEPLADASFLPTYLLSQFTSQHVTVALSGDGGDELFAGYPTYQAHRIARLAERVPRPLLRGARALAERLPASYANFSLDFKIKKFTAGLGYPLELRHALWLGSFGPADLPALLTRDAWREVAEDDVFSEVRGHAAAAGNRDWLHKALYLDAKLYLQDGVLVKVDRASMACSLEVRCPFLDTAVVDYASRLSGSKKLRGLTTKYLLKRSLRDILPADLLRRRKKGFGIPLGPWIRGALRDVFEETLDPRRIAGQGILRPDAVSRLLSEHLAGRRDHRKKLWNLFVFQRWHAAYADPYSVSADGQGRCASSVAARTAAQ